Proteins from one Mycobacterium sp. EPa45 genomic window:
- a CDS encoding aldehyde dehydrogenase family protein — MPGPMITVRRPTDGTAIGDVPDVDAEQVAALCAELREAQPAWEEMGPRGRGAHLLRWLDWLLDNEQRLLRLIQQETGKSWADASLEMSVAVDVINYYTKHAEQFLADRRVKPAGPANALRRLRVQVRPHQLVGLITPWNGPLAGPMMDVVGALVAGAAVVCKPSEVTPLTWTEAVRGWREEIGAPPILAVANGGGATGAAVVDQADMIMFTGSVRTGRAIAVRCAERLIPCSLELGGKDACIVLADADLERAAAGAVWGAMTNSGQACIGVERIYVETPVYEEFVSLLTRKVSALRQGMDAPGSFSSDIGAMVTATQLDIVAEHVEDAVAKGARVVVGGKRRQGNCFEPTVLVDVDHTMRCMREETFGPTVAVMRVADADEAIALANDSEYGLSSSIWTRDRAKADRLSRRIEAGSVSINNALVATFQLPLPMGGWKNSGLGTRFGGAQGVLKYCRQQSVVEERIAMKSEPLWYPVVPARARLIARAVRLLGAHDWRRRLARTGKIPR; from the coding sequence ATGCCTGGGCCGATGATCACTGTGCGGCGCCCTACCGACGGCACGGCGATCGGCGACGTCCCCGATGTCGACGCGGAGCAGGTCGCTGCCCTCTGCGCGGAGCTGCGCGAGGCCCAACCGGCATGGGAGGAGATGGGTCCGCGCGGCCGAGGTGCTCACTTGCTGCGCTGGCTTGATTGGTTACTCGACAACGAGCAACGCCTGCTGAGGTTGATTCAACAGGAGACCGGCAAGTCGTGGGCGGACGCCTCACTCGAGATGTCGGTAGCCGTCGACGTGATCAACTACTACACCAAGCACGCCGAACAATTCCTGGCGGACCGGCGCGTCAAGCCGGCGGGTCCGGCGAACGCGCTGCGCAGATTGCGGGTTCAGGTCCGGCCACATCAACTCGTGGGACTGATCACGCCATGGAACGGTCCGCTGGCGGGTCCGATGATGGACGTGGTCGGCGCCTTGGTCGCTGGTGCCGCAGTGGTGTGCAAGCCCTCCGAGGTCACTCCGCTGACGTGGACGGAAGCGGTTCGCGGCTGGCGCGAGGAAATTGGGGCTCCCCCAATTCTCGCGGTCGCCAACGGCGGCGGCGCCACCGGAGCTGCGGTGGTGGATCAAGCCGACATGATCATGTTCACCGGCTCGGTACGCACCGGCCGGGCGATCGCCGTGCGCTGTGCCGAACGGTTGATCCCGTGCAGCCTCGAGCTCGGCGGCAAGGACGCATGTATCGTCCTGGCTGATGCCGATCTCGAACGCGCGGCCGCCGGCGCGGTGTGGGGTGCGATGACGAACTCCGGTCAAGCGTGTATCGGTGTCGAACGGATCTACGTCGAAACACCGGTCTACGAAGAGTTCGTGTCACTGCTCACCCGCAAGGTGAGCGCACTTCGCCAGGGCATGGACGCTCCCGGCAGCTTTTCTTCCGATATCGGCGCCATGGTGACCGCCACCCAATTGGACATCGTCGCAGAGCACGTCGAGGACGCGGTCGCCAAAGGTGCCCGCGTTGTGGTGGGAGGCAAACGGCGGCAGGGCAACTGCTTCGAGCCGACAGTTCTGGTTGATGTCGACCACACCATGCGCTGTATGCGGGAGGAGACATTCGGGCCGACCGTGGCTGTCATGCGGGTAGCCGACGCCGACGAAGCGATCGCCTTGGCCAACGACTCCGAATATGGTCTGAGCTCCAGCATTTGGACCCGGGACCGAGCAAAGGCCGACAGATTGTCGCGTCGGATCGAGGCTGGATCGGTCTCGATCAACAACGCGCTTGTCGCGACTTTCCAACTGCCACTACCGATGGGCGGCTGGAAGAATTCCGGTCTCGGTACCCGTTTCGGCGGGGCACAAGGCGTGCTCAAGTATTGCCGGCAGCAGTCGGTGGTCGAGGAGCGGATCGCGATGAAGTCTGAGCCACTTTGGTATCCAGTCGTTCCGGCACGTGCGCGTCTGATTGCACGTGCCGTCCGCCTCCTCGGCGCGCATGACTGGCGGCGCCGCCTGGCCAGGACGGGCAAGATACCACGGTGA
- a CDS encoding aldehyde dehydrogenase, whose protein sequence is MTADFTTGTLFVGGKLRPASAAAPVFEAATEEVLGTAGCADTKDIDDAVAAAHGPQARAWSATEPAERVDILRRFAAALGARASTTATLVSRENGMPISLSRGANGAFPSALVGYYAKLVANNEVEEIRPALIGHTIVRREPVGVVAAITPWNYPQALAVMKLAPALAAGCRVVLKPALETALDALVFAEAAMAVGLPPGVLSVVPGDAAAGAHLVSHPGVDKVAFTGSTTAGRAIGAACGQLIRPVTLELGGKSAAVILDDADADLTIAGLRSASFANNGQTCHLSSRILVPHSRYGEFVDAIAALADNLIVGDPLDDCTEVGPLVSAAQRDRVLGYITAGIAGGAKLVAGGKAPRDHPRGWFVAPTVFAEVGNADRLAQEEIFGPVVVLIPYRDDEEAIAIANDSDFGLAGTVWSKDSERATNIARAIRTGSVGVNDYQLDIRSPFGGVKASGLGRELGPEGLAAYQVLKSIYRVGPAGGGTAAAIAPQSL, encoded by the coding sequence ATGACCGCCGATTTCACCACCGGGACGCTGTTCGTCGGAGGGAAGTTGCGGCCGGCGAGTGCCGCCGCTCCGGTGTTCGAGGCAGCGACCGAAGAAGTGCTGGGCACCGCCGGCTGTGCGGACACGAAGGACATCGATGACGCAGTCGCCGCCGCTCACGGCCCCCAGGCACGAGCGTGGTCGGCCACCGAGCCCGCCGAGCGTGTGGACATCCTGAGGCGTTTCGCCGCTGCTCTCGGGGCCCGCGCCTCCACCACCGCAACCTTGGTCAGCCGTGAGAACGGCATGCCGATCTCTCTGTCCCGGGGCGCCAACGGCGCGTTTCCGTCGGCGTTGGTCGGCTATTACGCGAAGCTCGTTGCCAACAACGAAGTCGAGGAGATCCGACCCGCGCTCATCGGTCACACGATCGTCCGGCGAGAACCGGTCGGAGTCGTTGCCGCCATCACGCCGTGGAACTACCCGCAGGCCCTGGCAGTGATGAAGTTGGCACCCGCGCTCGCCGCCGGCTGCCGCGTGGTACTCAAGCCTGCGCTCGAAACCGCCTTGGACGCTCTCGTTTTCGCGGAGGCTGCCATGGCGGTCGGCCTCCCGCCTGGCGTACTCAGCGTGGTACCCGGCGATGCGGCTGCGGGTGCACACCTGGTGAGCCACCCGGGCGTCGACAAGGTGGCATTCACGGGATCCACAACGGCCGGGCGTGCCATCGGCGCGGCGTGCGGGCAGCTCATTCGGCCGGTCACCCTCGAACTCGGGGGCAAGTCCGCGGCTGTCATCCTCGACGACGCCGATGCGGACCTCACCATCGCCGGGCTACGTTCGGCGTCGTTTGCCAACAACGGACAGACCTGTCATCTGAGCTCGCGGATACTGGTACCACATTCCCGCTACGGCGAATTCGTCGATGCCATCGCCGCACTCGCCGACAATCTGATCGTCGGCGATCCACTGGACGACTGCACCGAGGTGGGCCCATTGGTCAGCGCGGCACAGCGAGATCGCGTGCTCGGCTACATAACAGCGGGGATCGCCGGCGGCGCCAAACTCGTGGCCGGAGGCAAGGCCCCGCGGGATCATCCTCGCGGATGGTTCGTGGCACCCACCGTATTCGCCGAAGTCGGCAATGCGGACCGCCTCGCGCAGGAGGAGATCTTCGGGCCCGTCGTGGTCCTCATCCCCTATCGCGACGATGAGGAAGCCATCGCGATTGCCAACGACTCCGACTTCGGACTGGCAGGAACGGTGTGGTCGAAGGATTCCGAACGCGCGACCAACATTGCCCGCGCCATCCGCACCGGGTCGGTGGGAGTCAATGACTACCAACTCGACATCCGGTCACCGTTCGGAGGCGTGAAGGCCAGCGGCCTGGGCCGTGAGTTGGGACCCGAAGGATTAGCGGCCTACCAGGTGCTCAAGTCCATCTATCGTGTGGGTCCGGCCGGCGGAGGGACGGCCGCAGCCATTGCGCCACAGAGTCTGTAA
- a CDS encoding CoA transferase, with amino-acid sequence MLMSDSPLSGVRVLDLTVGPAAQTARILADLGADVLMVEPPGGSPSRRESPSIGTQSLPFTLRNANKRSVVLDGDVRGDRSRFFDQVASADIVMDSGIPGQAALFGTSCAELADRYPHVVTMIITDFGTAGPLAGWTASDPVLYAMSSVLSRSGPPGGAPVLPPDGIASATAAAQAAWAVLVAHYHRIHSGRGDHVDFSRYEGVLQALDPPFGSHGQAAVARGINNPRRGRPNGQDSYPIFACRDGWVRICILAPRQWRAMRAWLGEPAEFLDPRFDTIAARAAAFDRIGAAIATLFRSRTMAQLVASGTERGIPIAAVLPPREVLCADHFEATGAWTTVDLDDATGLTVPNGCIVIDGHRAGIRWPAPAAGSSEAAWLTGPTPVLTETTGGRPLSGLTILDLGVIVAGGELGRLFSDLGADVIKVESPSYPDGLRQGRPGQSISESFAWTHRNQAAFGVDLRTDCGTALFGELVSQADAVFANFKPGTLASLGLSYSTLQRFNPRIVLTESSAYGDTGPWSTRMGYGPLVRSSTGISHLWRDELSDSDTWHQFHDAVTVFPDHLVARLAAIATLAALIRRDRAAVGAHIHLSQAETAVSQLDVLYASLWGQQAGAPVGGDSSVHGVYPCQGDDEWCAVTIGPEADWPAIATALGQDELADDPRFTTAAGRWAARRELREIVSAYTRARSPLDTARKLQEIGVPAGPMYRGADVLTDPQVCHRGLYVEMQHPLLDVALPTETRPAVYRHIAAAELRPAPLLGEHTREVARKMLSLSPDAVEQLIEGGVLYAAPTTEGHQ; translated from the coding sequence GTGCTGATGTCCGACTCTCCACTGAGCGGCGTGCGGGTTCTCGACCTCACCGTCGGGCCCGCAGCTCAAACCGCGCGCATCCTCGCCGATCTCGGCGCGGACGTCCTCATGGTCGAACCCCCGGGCGGCTCACCATCGCGGCGTGAATCACCATCCATCGGAACGCAGAGCCTGCCCTTCACACTCCGCAATGCCAACAAGCGCAGCGTCGTTCTCGACGGCGACGTCCGCGGTGACCGCTCACGATTCTTCGATCAGGTCGCGAGCGCCGACATCGTCATGGACAGTGGAATCCCCGGTCAAGCAGCGCTATTCGGTACATCGTGCGCCGAGCTCGCGGACCGGTACCCACACGTGGTCACCATGATCATCACCGACTTCGGCACGGCTGGCCCACTGGCGGGCTGGACGGCCTCCGACCCGGTGCTGTATGCGATGTCATCGGTGTTGTCGCGATCCGGTCCGCCGGGTGGAGCGCCGGTCCTGCCACCGGACGGCATCGCGTCGGCGACCGCCGCCGCTCAGGCCGCCTGGGCCGTTCTGGTCGCTCACTATCACCGCATCCACAGCGGACGCGGTGATCATGTCGACTTCTCACGATACGAAGGGGTCCTCCAGGCATTGGACCCCCCGTTCGGCTCCCACGGCCAAGCCGCAGTGGCTCGAGGAATCAACAATCCGAGGCGCGGCCGCCCCAACGGCCAGGACTCCTACCCGATCTTCGCCTGCCGGGACGGGTGGGTACGCATCTGTATCCTCGCCCCCCGCCAATGGCGGGCCATGCGGGCGTGGCTGGGTGAGCCCGCCGAGTTTCTCGACCCGCGCTTCGACACGATCGCCGCCCGGGCGGCCGCCTTCGACCGAATCGGTGCCGCCATCGCCACGCTTTTCCGTTCCCGCACCATGGCGCAGTTGGTCGCGTCGGGCACTGAACGCGGAATACCAATCGCCGCGGTTCTGCCGCCGCGTGAAGTGTTGTGCGCAGACCACTTTGAGGCCACCGGCGCATGGACAACGGTCGACCTCGACGACGCGACTGGGCTCACGGTTCCGAACGGTTGCATCGTGATCGATGGCCACCGCGCCGGGATCCGGTGGCCGGCACCCGCAGCGGGCAGCAGCGAGGCCGCATGGCTCACCGGGCCCACCCCCGTGCTGACCGAAACCACCGGCGGCCGACCCCTGAGCGGCCTCACCATTCTCGATCTTGGTGTCATCGTCGCCGGTGGCGAGCTGGGGCGACTCTTCAGTGACCTGGGCGCCGATGTGATCAAAGTCGAAAGTCCCTCTTATCCCGATGGCTTGCGGCAGGGCAGGCCAGGTCAGTCGATCAGCGAATCATTCGCGTGGACCCACCGCAACCAGGCCGCATTCGGCGTCGACTTGCGCACCGACTGCGGGACTGCGCTTTTCGGTGAGCTCGTCAGCCAGGCCGACGCAGTATTCGCCAATTTCAAGCCGGGAACACTCGCGTCTCTCGGCCTGTCGTACAGCACGCTTCAGCGGTTCAACCCGCGGATCGTCCTGACCGAGAGCAGCGCCTACGGGGACACCGGTCCGTGGAGCACACGGATGGGGTACGGACCGCTGGTGCGCTCGTCTACCGGCATCAGCCACCTCTGGCGAGATGAACTCTCAGATTCGGATACATGGCACCAGTTCCACGATGCCGTAACAGTTTTCCCCGACCATCTCGTCGCCCGCCTGGCCGCCATCGCGACGCTGGCCGCACTCATCAGAAGAGACCGTGCGGCGGTCGGCGCCCACATTCACCTCTCACAAGCTGAGACCGCGGTCAGTCAGCTCGACGTCCTGTACGCATCGCTGTGGGGGCAGCAGGCCGGCGCACCGGTCGGGGGCGATTCCAGCGTGCACGGCGTGTACCCATGCCAGGGCGATGACGAATGGTGTGCGGTTACGATCGGCCCAGAGGCCGACTGGCCCGCCATCGCAACGGCACTCGGGCAGGACGAGCTGGCCGACGATCCCCGATTCACCACCGCGGCCGGCCGATGGGCGGCGCGCCGCGAGCTCCGCGAGATCGTGAGCGCTTACACCCGCGCACGGTCACCTCTGGACACCGCCAGGAAGCTTCAGGAGATCGGCGTGCCGGCGGGGCCGATGTATCGGGGCGCAGACGTGCTCACCGATCCACAGGTCTGCCACCGCGGGCTTTACGTCGAGATGCAACATCCGCTGTTAGACGTCGCACTGCCCACCGAGACTCGGCCCGCGGTGTACCGCCATATCGCGGCAGCGGAGCTCCGACCGGCGCCGCTGCTCGGCGAGCACACCCGAGAGGTGGCCCGAAAGATGCTGTCGCTGAGCCCCGATGCCGTCGAGCAACTCATCGAAGGCGGTGTCTTGTACGCCGCACCGACGACTGAAGGACATCAATGA
- a CDS encoding ferredoxin, whose translation MKIRLIGSKCAGHARCYAVSPDLFPIDDEGFCMLEERTVHPDEVAAAQAGAAACPELALVIEEGDD comes from the coding sequence ATGAAAATCCGTTTGATCGGTTCGAAGTGCGCGGGGCATGCGCGGTGCTACGCCGTCTCGCCCGACCTGTTTCCCATCGACGACGAGGGCTTTTGCATGCTCGAAGAACGAACGGTTCACCCCGACGAGGTCGCCGCCGCGCAGGCCGGTGCGGCTGCCTGTCCAGAGCTGGCACTTGTCATCGAGGAAGGCGACGATTGA
- a CDS encoding SDR family NAD(P)-dependent oxidoreductase, translating to MRLEGKVAVITGAGSGLGRHCSQLFSAEGAKVAIVDIDSDRAEQTLKLVTEDGGDAIAITADVSDKEQITAAVDQTVEHFGKLDIAWANAGIVSRGGAAALGLEDPVAFEDMTEADWQDVLGVNLNGVIYTAQAAVPHLKANGGGTILATSSAASLVAYPSIPFYCATKAGVNGLVRALSLDLGRYGIRVNAIAPTHGMSPNFLMPPGSPVVGMSYEESAGPWNPTVSPIPLKLTRPPSLSDNAKIALFLVSDDSGYMSGAVIGATDGGTLARVGMWFPDDLNPQPVA from the coding sequence ATGAGACTTGAGGGCAAAGTCGCCGTCATCACCGGCGCCGGTTCGGGCCTTGGCCGGCACTGTTCACAACTGTTCAGTGCTGAGGGCGCCAAGGTTGCGATTGTCGACATCGACTCCGACCGCGCCGAGCAGACCCTGAAGTTGGTGACCGAGGACGGCGGTGACGCGATTGCGATTACCGCAGACGTTTCCGACAAGGAGCAGATCACCGCCGCGGTCGACCAGACCGTCGAGCACTTCGGCAAGCTCGACATCGCCTGGGCCAACGCGGGGATTGTTTCTCGCGGCGGGGCGGCCGCTCTGGGTCTCGAGGATCCCGTTGCCTTCGAGGACATGACCGAAGCCGATTGGCAGGACGTGCTCGGCGTCAACCTCAATGGTGTCATCTACACGGCTCAGGCAGCGGTCCCGCACCTCAAAGCCAATGGCGGTGGCACGATCCTGGCCACTTCGTCGGCGGCATCGCTGGTGGCGTACCCGAGCATCCCGTTCTACTGCGCCACCAAAGCTGGCGTCAACGGACTGGTTCGTGCGCTGAGCCTGGACCTCGGGCGCTACGGCATCCGGGTCAACGCGATTGCGCCGACGCACGGTATGTCACCCAACTTCCTGATGCCGCCCGGCTCGCCGGTGGTCGGCATGTCCTACGAAGAGTCGGCTGGCCCGTGGAATCCCACCGTGTCACCCATTCCACTGAAGCTCACTCGGCCGCCATCACTGTCAGACAACGCAAAGATTGCACTGTTCTTGGTCTCCGACGATTCGGGATACATGTCGGGTGCGGTGATCGGTGCGACTGATGGAGGAACGCTGGCTCGCGTCGGCATGTGGTTCCCGGATGACCTCAACCCGCAGCCGGTCGCCTGA
- a CDS encoding cytochrome P450 has translation MTTTEKVPAHLVTDFDVYDPSLAEPVDVMQQKMAELAAMGPVVYSTAHGGHWIVTRYKEIHQVLTDTTTFSSYPNNLVTPADFGKFIPLEIDPPEHTAYRHALQPLFSPQRMKRLSDDIRRVVNELIDQFAAKGEAEFISEFAHELPAKVFLALMDWPLADAQMFTEATDAVLFGKPGGTKEESDQAMMMAAMTIAGYFNTVITERRANPGNDATSTLIHTEVDLPDRTRLLTDEELFRMFFLLLMGGLHTVQGSLAWSVVHFVNNPAQRELLIADPSLLPKAVEEVLRIEAAVTAGRRVTCDTELGGVHLAEDDQLIVLLCTANRDPDYFESPETFDITRNPNRHLSFGSGPHRCLGSHLGRIELTIALEELHRRIPDYQLVESDPPVFHSTQVRGCRRMPITFTAEK, from the coding sequence ATGACGACCACTGAGAAGGTTCCCGCTCATTTGGTGACCGATTTCGATGTGTACGACCCGAGCCTGGCTGAGCCCGTCGATGTGATGCAGCAGAAGATGGCCGAGTTGGCCGCGATGGGTCCGGTGGTCTACTCCACCGCTCATGGTGGCCACTGGATCGTGACGCGCTACAAGGAAATTCACCAAGTACTCACCGACACCACCACGTTCTCGAGCTACCCCAACAACTTGGTGACCCCGGCCGATTTCGGAAAGTTCATCCCACTGGAGATCGACCCGCCCGAGCACACCGCATACCGCCACGCTCTGCAGCCCCTGTTCAGTCCGCAGCGGATGAAACGACTCTCGGACGACATTCGCCGCGTGGTCAATGAACTGATCGACCAGTTCGCCGCCAAAGGGGAAGCCGAGTTCATCTCCGAATTCGCCCATGAACTGCCCGCCAAGGTTTTTCTGGCACTGATGGATTGGCCGCTTGCGGACGCCCAGATGTTCACCGAGGCTACCGACGCCGTGCTGTTCGGGAAGCCCGGTGGGACCAAAGAAGAGTCCGACCAGGCGATGATGATGGCTGCGATGACCATCGCCGGCTACTTCAACACCGTCATCACCGAGCGGCGCGCCAACCCTGGTAACGACGCCACGTCCACTTTGATTCACACCGAGGTCGACCTGCCCGACCGCACCCGGTTGCTCACCGACGAAGAACTGTTCCGGATGTTTTTCCTCCTTCTGATGGGCGGCCTGCACACCGTGCAGGGGTCGCTCGCCTGGTCGGTCGTGCACTTTGTGAACAATCCGGCGCAGCGGGAACTCCTCATCGCCGACCCCAGCCTGCTGCCCAAGGCCGTTGAAGAAGTCCTGCGCATCGAGGCAGCGGTGACGGCGGGCCGGCGGGTCACGTGCGACACCGAACTGGGTGGGGTGCACCTGGCCGAAGACGATCAGCTCATCGTCTTGCTGTGCACCGCCAATCGCGACCCTGACTACTTCGAGTCGCCGGAGACCTTCGATATCACTCGGAATCCCAATCGGCACTTGTCATTCGGGTCGGGGCCGCATCGCTGCCTCGGCTCTCATCTGGGGCGTATCGAATTGACCATTGCGCTGGAGGAACTCCACCGTCGTATTCCGGACTATCAGCTCGTCGAATCCGACCCGCCGGTCTTCCACTCCACGCAGGTGCGCGGGTGCCGCCGCATGCCGATCACCTTCACTGCCGAGAAGTGA
- a CDS encoding aromatic ring-hydroxylating dioxygenase subunit alpha, which yields MTTSLPRPDRIRRAIELLRNDTTDKFDDVVTFSAHEFTDPELAQRERDLIFGTVPSIIAHASEIAKPYDFMTVQMPRNNVLLVRQKDGGVKAFVNLCRHRGALLEDNEKGRCRFFSCPYHRWSYDPDGSLRMITRDNTFGDIDRTKQGLVELPCEERHGFIWIIDKADAAIDVAAWLGPEMDAILAGYNLDDLVCFRAAGFDEPTNWKIMQDAFLDGYHIQYAHPNSAGKIIHTNVMAFEDFGRHCRFIAPRKSIDRWLEEDPGDRPLDPYVTETHFLLPNSTLLRQPDHFQLLTFRPHPTDPTKSRMEQRLMVPALEASGMEEDHWNHRWNKNWEILLTVLHNEDFPLLRNSQHGMGSADAGGMVLGRNETANQVFRRETKRLLAGSPPS from the coding sequence ATGACCACATCGTTGCCTCGGCCCGACCGGATCCGGCGAGCGATCGAGCTGCTGCGGAATGACACGACCGACAAGTTCGACGACGTAGTGACCTTCTCCGCGCACGAGTTCACCGATCCAGAACTCGCTCAGCGTGAGCGGGACCTGATCTTCGGTACGGTTCCGTCGATCATCGCCCACGCCTCGGAGATCGCCAAGCCGTACGACTTCATGACCGTGCAGATGCCGCGCAACAACGTACTGCTGGTGCGCCAGAAAGACGGCGGCGTCAAGGCGTTCGTCAACCTGTGCCGGCATCGCGGGGCCTTGCTCGAGGACAACGAGAAGGGCCGTTGCAGGTTCTTCTCGTGCCCCTACCATCGTTGGTCCTACGATCCGGACGGATCGTTACGAATGATCACCCGCGACAACACCTTCGGTGACATCGACCGGACCAAACAGGGGCTGGTCGAGTTACCCTGCGAGGAGCGGCACGGATTCATCTGGATCATCGACAAGGCCGATGCCGCAATCGATGTCGCAGCCTGGCTCGGGCCGGAGATGGATGCCATCCTGGCCGGTTACAACCTGGACGATCTGGTGTGTTTCCGGGCAGCCGGGTTCGACGAGCCGACCAACTGGAAGATCATGCAGGACGCCTTCCTGGATGGTTACCACATCCAGTACGCCCACCCGAACTCCGCCGGCAAGATCATCCACACCAATGTGATGGCGTTCGAGGACTTCGGCAGGCACTGCCGATTCATCGCGCCGCGAAAGTCGATAGACCGGTGGCTGGAAGAGGACCCCGGCGACCGGCCGCTTGACCCGTATGTCACCGAGACGCACTTTCTGTTGCCGAACAGCACGCTGCTACGGCAGCCCGACCACTTCCAGCTGCTGACGTTCCGGCCGCATCCGACCGACCCGACCAAGTCGCGGATGGAACAACGACTGATGGTTCCCGCGCTGGAAGCCTCCGGCATGGAGGAGGACCACTGGAATCATCGGTGGAACAAGAACTGGGAGATATTGCTGACCGTTCTGCACAACGAGGATTTTCCGTTGCTGCGCAACTCCCAACACGGCATGGGCAGCGCCGACGCCGGAGGCATGGTGTTGGGTCGCAACGAAACGGCCAACCAGGTGTTCCGGCGGGAGACCAAGCGTCTCCTTGCCGGTAGCCCACCGTCCTGA
- a CDS encoding Zn-ribbon domain-containing OB-fold protein codes for MNAPVPEELVATVAAHGKAVAAADNDAVLADFLPDRIGQLIASAAVPNHLKACEVRSIADVGDERYDAVIRYTKPDDDWFELRSRWVRFEDGTWRVFSVRNIPDTPPWMDMAGPADDGLDTPHWEELRDGRLVLQQCAVCARWIWAPRPICPDCHSFELDWHEVDPVGTIYSWTRTWQPFAREATGHLPYVVVLVELPAADRRRVVGILTHADGVQPTIGAAVRGQIEPPPDDEHWPLIRWQLEVGGR; via the coding sequence TTGAACGCGCCTGTGCCAGAGGAGCTTGTCGCGACGGTGGCGGCGCATGGCAAGGCCGTCGCGGCCGCCGACAACGACGCGGTGCTGGCAGACTTCCTGCCCGACCGCATCGGTCAGCTCATTGCGTCGGCGGCCGTCCCGAACCACCTGAAGGCGTGCGAAGTGCGCAGCATTGCCGACGTCGGCGACGAACGGTACGACGCCGTGATCCGCTATACCAAGCCCGACGACGACTGGTTCGAATTGCGTAGCCGCTGGGTACGATTCGAGGACGGTACCTGGCGGGTCTTCAGTGTTCGCAACATCCCCGACACGCCCCCGTGGATGGATATGGCGGGTCCCGCCGATGACGGACTCGACACGCCGCACTGGGAGGAGCTGCGTGACGGGAGATTGGTCCTGCAACAGTGCGCGGTTTGCGCCCGCTGGATCTGGGCCCCGCGGCCGATCTGTCCGGATTGCCACTCGTTCGAATTGGATTGGCACGAAGTCGATCCCGTCGGCACCATCTACTCGTGGACACGAACCTGGCAGCCTTTCGCCCGAGAGGCTACCGGGCACCTGCCGTACGTCGTGGTTCTGGTTGAGCTGCCTGCTGCCGACAGGCGACGCGTGGTTGGCATCCTGACGCATGCGGACGGTGTGCAGCCGACCATCGGTGCCGCGGTACGTGGGCAGATCGAGCCGCCCCCCGACGACGAGCACTGGCCATTGATTCGGTGGCAACTCGAAGTGGGCGGGCGATGA
- a CDS encoding transporter — MSHFRGATAVVGVGATEYYKRGTSPYSSAQLVMQAILSACHDAGADPREIDGFVSYAGDSSEGLMLGAALGVREVRWSTQIWGGGGGGVAAAVNCAAAAVYSGQADCVVVYRGLSEGTDGRGAYNKGHMGHLYTAHGMLAPAQVCALRTQRMLEVDRVPASALEAVALAGYQHAQNNPKAVAYGRPLDHDRYQASRMISEPLRLFDCSRENDGATAILIVRSSRAAEYRGRPAYILSGVQGAAAGWSESVENEHDYTSAGFHPAMVQRLWADARIGPKDVDVAQVYENFTGPAVAAMIDHRLCPNGPAAGDYLTVDNLTVGGGGLPINTAGGNIAEGFVHGIGLVAEAVRQIRGGSPNPVNDADISLLIGGPMAPLVSSTVFGSAAAI, encoded by the coding sequence ATGAGTCATTTCCGTGGTGCCACCGCCGTCGTCGGTGTCGGCGCGACGGAGTATTACAAGCGCGGTACAAGCCCGTATTCCTCAGCGCAGCTGGTGATGCAGGCCATTCTGAGTGCATGTCACGATGCTGGTGCAGACCCGCGAGAGATCGACGGGTTTGTCTCCTACGCAGGTGATTCCAGCGAAGGACTGATGCTCGGGGCTGCGCTGGGAGTCCGTGAGGTCCGCTGGTCAACCCAGATATGGGGTGGTGGGGGAGGCGGCGTGGCCGCGGCTGTGAACTGCGCTGCCGCTGCGGTGTACAGCGGACAAGCCGACTGTGTCGTGGTGTACCGCGGCCTCAGTGAAGGCACCGACGGCCGTGGCGCCTACAACAAGGGGCACATGGGCCACCTCTACACCGCGCACGGGATGCTGGCACCAGCGCAAGTGTGTGCTTTGCGCACCCAGCGGATGCTGGAAGTCGACCGGGTACCCGCCTCTGCGCTCGAAGCGGTGGCCCTGGCCGGATACCAGCATGCCCAGAACAATCCGAAAGCGGTGGCATACGGCCGCCCGTTGGATCACGATCGCTACCAAGCTAGCCGGATGATCTCCGAGCCGCTGCGGTTGTTCGATTGCTCTCGCGAAAATGACGGAGCCACAGCGATTCTCATCGTCCGATCCAGCCGGGCAGCCGAGTATCGGGGCCGCCCCGCCTACATTCTGTCCGGGGTGCAGGGTGCCGCGGCAGGGTGGAGTGAGTCCGTCGAGAACGAGCACGACTACACAAGCGCAGGCTTTCATCCGGCGATGGTGCAGCGATTGTGGGCCGACGCGCGCATTGGACCGAAGGACGTCGACGTGGCTCAGGTGTACGAAAACTTCACCGGCCCAGCTGTCGCGGCAATGATCGATCATAGGCTGTGCCCCAACGGTCCAGCGGCGGGTGATTACTTGACAGTCGACAACCTGACCGTCGGTGGGGGAGGGCTGCCGATCAACACCGCCGGTGGCAATATCGCCGAGGGATTTGTGCACGGTATCGGGCTGGTTGCCGAGGCGGTACGCCAGATCCGCGGCGGCTCACCCAATCCGGTCAACGATGCCGACATCTCGCTTCTGATCGGTGGACCCATGGCACCATTGGTGAGCTCCACAGTATTCGGCTCAGCAGCAGCAATCTGA